A single Macaca mulatta isolate MMU2019108-1 chromosome 11, T2T-MMU8v2.0, whole genome shotgun sequence DNA region contains:
- the LOC107000783 gene encoding RNA-binding protein with serine-rich domain 1-like, whose amino-acid sequence MDLSGVKKKSLLGVKENKKSSTRAPSPTKRKDRSDERSEDRSKDKGATKESSEKDRGRDETRKRRSASGGSSSTRSRSSSASSSGSSTSTGSSSGSSSSSASSRSGSSSTSRSSSSSSSSGSPSPSRRRQDNRRRSRSKTKPPERDEKERKRRSPSPKPTKVHIGRLTRNVTKDHIMEIFSTYGKIKMIDMPVERMHPHLSKGYAYVEFENPYEADKALKHMDGGQIDESPAPRGAGPACAGDDAPRAAAATGAAPVPTPPDKQATEALAPVTYTPPSSVLSLF is encoded by the exons ATGGATTTATCAGGAGTGAAAAAGAAGAGCTTGCTAGgagtcaaagaaaataaaaagtccaGCACTAGGGCTCCTTCACCTACCAAACGCAAAGACCGTTCAGATGAGAGGTCCGAGGATCGCTCAAAAGATAAAGGGGCCACCAAGGAGTCGAGTGAGAAGGATCGCGGCCGGGACGAAACCCGGAAGAGGCGCAGCGCTTCCGGTGGCAGCAGCAGTACCAGATCTCGGTCCAGCTCCGCTTCCAGTTCAGGCTCCAGCACCAGCACTGGCTCAAGCAGTGGCTCCAGCTCTTCCTCAGCATCCAGCCGCTCAGGAAGCTCCAGCACCTCccgcagctccagctccagcagcTCTTCCGGCTCTCCAAGTCCTTCTCGGCGCAGACAAGACAACCGGAGGCGCTCCCGCTCCAAAACCAAACCACCTGAAAGAgatgaaaaggagaggaaaaggcGGAGCCCATCTCCTAAGCCCACCAAAGTGCATATTGGGAGACTCACCAGGAATGTGACAAAGGATCACATCATGGAGATATTTTCCACCTATgggaaaattaaaatgattgacATGCCCGTGGAAAGGATGCATCCCCATCTGTCCAAAGGCTATGCATACGTAGAGTTTGAGAATCCATATGAAGCTGACAAGGCGCTGAAGCACATGGATGGAGGACAAATCGATG AAAGTCCCGCTCCCCGAGGCGCAGGTCCCGCGTGCGCCGGAGATGATGCTCCCCGGGCCGCCGCCGCCACAGGAGCCGCTCCAGTTCCAACTCCTCCGGATAAACAGGCCACTGAAGCTCTCGCCCCTGTAACTTATACGCCACCCAGCTCAGTTTTATCACTTTTCTAG